The DNA region GGTACGAAATTCTTCGGGAGAAAGAAAGAAGTACTCCACTCCATGCTGTTCTGTTCCGCGTGGCGGACGACTGGTAGCGGAACAAGAAAAAGCCAGATTCAGGTTCTGCTCCAACAAATAGTTGATAATGGTTGATTTCCCGGACCCTGAAGGGGCTGAGAATATAATAAGTTTAGCCATATTGAAATTGGAATAGTAATTACATCACGTTCAATACCTGTTCTTTGATTTGCTCCAACTCATCCTTCATCTGCACTACAATCTTCTGCATTTCAGCATGATTGGACTTGCTTCCCAACGTATTGATTTCACGTCCCATTTCCTGGGCAATGAAACCCAACTTCTTACCTTGTCCGCTTCCATCCTCCATAGTATTGATGAAGTATTTCAAGTGGTTGCTCAGACGTTGTTTTTCTTCGTTGATATCCAGTTTCTCAATGTAGTAGATGAGTTCCTGCTCCAAACGGTTCTTGTCATAGTCCACACTGATGGTCTTTTCCAAAGCATCTGTAATGCGTTCTTTGATTTTCTCTACACGCTCTTTTTCGTACGGATCAACAGAAGCCAGCAACTTGGCAATATTTGAAATCTTTTCGCGGAATTTCTTCTCTAAAGCCGCGCCTTCCTGTATACGGAAATCAACCAGGTTCCGAATGGCCTGAAGCACAGTGGCATGCACAGCTTTCCATTCTTCCTCGCTCAGTTCCTGAATATCGTTCTTTGTCATCACATCCGGCATGCGGAGCAAAGTAGAGAACCAGTCTTCGGGTGCAGGGATACCGGTAGTTTCGGAGATAGTGCGAATCCGTTCGTAATACGCCACAACCACATCCTGATTAATGGGAGTAACCAGTTCACAGGCATCTTTTTTATCAATCCACAGACTGAAATCCACTTTACCACGTTCCAGTGCCTTAGCAATTTCGTTACGGATTTCTATTTCTTTTTCCCGGTAGAGGGGAGCGATGCGGGTTGACAGATCCATCGCTTTACTATTGAGCGATTTGATTTCTACATTGATTTTCTTATCGGACAGTTCAGCGGTCGCTTTACCGTATCCGGTCATGGATTGTATCATAAGATTCTTTAGTTTTCCGCAAAATTACATGAATATTTTCATTAGTGAAAATTATTCAAGAAATAAGTGATGTATTTATCGTTTACTCTTTACTCCAAATACGTGTGTTCAAGTTCAGTTCATCTACAATATCCAACAAGGATTGAAGCACTGCAAAGTCTGATTTAAGGATGCTCATATCGTTCAAAGAACTCCACACATCTGCTTCAAACCGGTTCTTTGAATCCGGAATGGCGACCAGAATCGTAGAATTCCGGAAACTGATGGTAACTCCTTTCTTGAAATTGCTATCCAACTTCAACATTCTTTCCATCATGGAAGGGGTAATCAGATAGCGGGCCTCAATCTGGTTCGTGGAAAAGACATCAAAAACTTTTTCAAAATCGGGATTTTCCATTTTCACTCTTGAAGCTCCCATCTTAACCTTAAACAAACTGTTCCGTAAGAGGGTCGTTTCTCCCTGAAATTCCTTATGAAAATCAGCAATGAAAAGAAATCCCTTGAAAATATCTTCCCAATAATACTGCACTCCATTCTTGGTAGAACGAGCCCTACGCTCTTCAGCATGTACTTCGGAACAAATAAAGCTGGTTTTATCCAGACATCCTTCTATCAGATCTTCGGCATGATAACGGTCGGGAGAAGTAAACAGTCCGCTATTTCTAAAAAGCTCCTCACCCACTCCGTCGTTCGGAGAATAGGTCGCATTCGGACAAAAAGCATGGATTATTTCATCTACCACTTCTTCTTTATAAAAAGAGGAGAATATTTTCGACTTATTATTGATACAAGTAATAAAAATGATTACAGAAATAACAACAATAACTATCGGTCCAAAGATCCCTTCCAATTTAAGTATTAACAAAGCAATCACTCCTACTACAAAAAAAATGGCAGCATAAGCCAAACCCTCTGAACGCCCTTTCCTCAGGAGTTCCTTACGCTTATTTTCCAGAACTTGCA from Bacteroides sp. MSB163 includes:
- a CDS encoding DUF3137 domain-containing protein, with the protein product MDYVDFDSLAQKLAPTLQVLENKRKELLRKGRSEGLAYAAIFFVVGVIALLILKLEGIFGPIVIVVISVIIFITCINNKSKIFSSFYKEEVVDEIIHAFCPNATYSPNDGVGEELFRNSGLFTSPDRYHAEDLIEGCLDKTSFICSEVHAEERRARSTKNGVQYYWEDIFKGFLFIADFHKEFQGETTLLRNSLFKVKMGASRVKMENPDFEKVFDVFSTNQIEARYLITPSMMERMLKLDSNFKKGVTISFRNSTILVAIPDSKNRFEADVWSSLNDMSILKSDFAVLQSLLDIVDELNLNTRIWSKE
- a CDS encoding YicC/YloC family endoribonuclease; protein product: MIQSMTGYGKATAELSDKKINVEIKSLNSKAMDLSTRIAPLYREKEIEIRNEIAKALERGKVDFSLWIDKKDACELVTPINQDVVVAYYERIRTISETTGIPAPEDWFSTLLRMPDVMTKNDIQELSEEEWKAVHATVLQAIRNLVDFRIQEGAALEKKFREKISNIAKLLASVDPYEKERVEKIKERITDALEKTISVDYDKNRLEQELIYYIEKLDINEEKQRLSNHLKYFINTMEDGSGQGKKLGFIAQEMGREINTLGSKSNHAEMQKIVVQMKDELEQIKEQVLNVM